A genomic segment from Nicotiana tabacum cultivar K326 chromosome 9, ASM71507v2, whole genome shotgun sequence encodes:
- the LOC107759829 gene encoding uncharacterized protein LOC107759829 encodes MGLNMAINLNVHELLVMGDSDLLIRQAQGDWETRDIKLIPYRQCVEDLSKRFKSIEFRYIPRFHNELADALATLASMLPYPGNTHIDPLEIQIRDHHGYCNTIEAEPDGEPWYRDIKQFLKTREYPEHANRDQKRTIRRLSNGFFLSGEILYKRTLDLNLLRCVDAKEAEMIMNEVHSGVCGPHMNGYVLAKKILRAGCYWLTMEQDCFCFVRKCHQCQIHTVIPAEIEIPSLRIIVEAGIEDTEWVKSRLEQLNLIDEKRLAAVFLQSTDWMSKNKTLALARENGMFDLNTSQTSFDVMHAET; translated from the exons atgggtcTGAACATGGCAATAAACCTAAATGTGCATGAATTGTTGgtgatgggagattcagatttgcttattcGGCAGGCTCAAGGTgattgggagactcgagacatcaagctcattccatatagacaatgtgtggaggatcttagcaaaaggttcaagtccatcgaattcaggtacattcccaggtttcacaatgaattagctgatgccttggccaccctggcctcaatgcttccatatccgggtaatactcacattgacccattagaaattcaaattcgggatcatcatggttattgcaatacaattgaagcagaaccagatggtgaaccatggtatcgtGATATTAAGCAGTTtctgaaaacaagagaatatccggaacatgctaatagggatcaaaagagaactattaggcgactctctaatggtttctttttgagtggggaaatcctatacaaaagaactctggatttgaatttgttgagatgtgtagatgCCAAAGAAGCTGAAATGATTATGAATGAGGTGCATTCGGGAGtttgtggtccgcacatgaatggatatgttctagcaaagaaaatccttcgggcaggatgttattggcttactatggaacAAGATTGCTTTTgttttgttcgcaagtgccaCCAGTGTCAGATTCACA cGGTCATACCTGCTGAAATTGAGATTCCCTCTctccgaatcattgttgaagcagGGATTGAGGACACTGAATGGGTGAAGtcccgattggaacagttgaatttgattgatgaaaagcgtttGGCGGCA GTTTTTCTGCAAAGTACGGATTGGATGAGCAAAAATAAGACTCTAGCTCTCGCCAGAGAAAATGGAATGTTTGATCTCAATACCAGCCAAACCAGCTTTGACGTAATGCATGcagagacatag